The Actinomadura graeca nucleotide sequence GTCGAAGCGCTCGGTCCGGTAGCCGGCGAGGGTCCGCAGCGGCCCGGGGGCGCGGCGGGCCGTCTCCTGGTCGGTGTTGATGATGACGCAGCGCCCGCACGGTCTGACCAGCTCGATCTCGACGGCGGTACCGCGCAGCCGGGTCACGCCGTCCTCGCCGTACGGGCCGAGCCCCTCCAGCACGATGTTGGCGCGGAACCGGTCGATCGGGAGCGGGGCGCCCGCCCTGCGGTTCAGGTCGTCCAGTGACTCGCCGGACAGGACCGAGACCGGGTAGCCGTCCGCGAACGCCAGCGTGCCGCCGCCGAGGCGGGTGGGACGCGTCCCGGTGAAGCGGACGAGCCGGCAGGGGAGCCCCAGCGCCGCGCCGAACCAGCCGGCGGGCTCGTCGCCCTGGTCCACCCCCTGGCACGGACGGCCGTGCACGGTCACGTCGCGAGCGGGGCCGTCCGCCGCCTCCCACACCAGCGGCGCGCTCGCGAGGGGCGTGTGGACGGTCAGCTTGACGCCGTCGAACGCGGGGCGCAGCAGCGCCAGTTCCGGGACCTCCCGCTGCGAGAGATGACGCCCGTCCGGCCGGACGAGCATGAACTCCCGGTCATGCCGCAACCCGGCGGGCGTCACGCCGGCCTCGTGCGCCGCGACCGCGCCCGCGCTTTTGATCGGGAAGAGGTTCAGCCCGGCGACGACAGCGATCATGCGTCGGACGGTAGGGCCGGCGGGTGCGCCGTGGCCAGGGAACGGGGCGGTACCTGACACGGATTCGTCAGATTGCGAGGGCGGGTGGGCTGCGAGGCCACGCCCACCCCGGTCGTGGCCCCGCAGCCCGGTCTCGCGGCCCCGAGGCAATTATCCCTGTGAATGGCCGTGCTTTGAGCCGCGGCCCATGAGTTCTGACTCACAATGTGACCGGCGGGCCCTCGCGAGTCGGGAGCCGTGCCGGAGATATACGACGCGGTGTACCGACGAAGCGCGCTTTGGGTACGTTCCCACCCGCGCGCAGTGGACGATCCGGCCCCGGTCCGGAGCACAATACGACGGTCCGCTGTATTTTCCCCGAGGGAATGAGATATGCCCGTGATGTCGTTTGGTGGCACGTTCCCCATTCGCCGTGATCCCGCCCTCCGTCCTGATGCGGCCGCCGCCTTCGCCGACCGGCCGGGCCCGGCCCCCGTCGGAGGGCGGCTGTAGATTCGGGGCGCCGTGCGGCACCGGGACGTGTGCGGCACCAGGACGAGGACAGGGGCACGATGCGGGTCGAACTGCTCACCGTCGGGGACGAGCTGCTCCTCGGCGACACGGTCAACGGGAACGCGGCGTGGCTCGGGCGGCGGCTGGCCGACCACGGCGTCGAGGTGACCCGCAGCGTGGTCGTCGGCGACGAGACCGACGTCATCGTCGAGGCCGTCACGTCCGCTCTGGGACGTGCCGACGCGGTCATCACCACCGGCGGCCTCGGGCCCACCTACGACGACCTGACCCGGGACGCGCTGGCCAAGGCGGCCGGGGTCGCGCTCGTCCGTGACCCGGCACTGGAGCGGCGGCTGCGCGAGCGGTCCGCCGCGTCGGGGCGCGGGCTCCAGCCGATGGCGATGCGGATGGCCGAGGTCCCCGAGGGCGCCGGGCTGCTGCACAACTCCGCCGGGACGGCCCCCGGCCTGCGCGTCGAGCTTCCCGGCGGCGTCGCCTACGCGCTGCCCGGCGTCCCGTTCGAGATGCGCACGATCATGGACGAGGTGGTCCTGCCGGAGCTGGCGGGGATCGCCGGGCTGCCCGCCGTCGCGCGCCGCACGCTGCGCACCGCCGGCCTGTGGGAGTCGGTGGTCGCGACACGGCTCGCCGAGGTCGAGGCCATGGACGGCATCAGGCTCGCCTATCTCCCCGATCCCGCCGAGGTGAAGATCCGGATCACCGCCGCGGGCCCGGACGCGCCCGGCCGTCTCGCGACGGCCGGGACGCGCGTCCGCGAGCTGCTCGGCCCGGCCGTGTACGGGACCGATGACGAGACGCTCGACCGGGTCGTGCACCGGCTGCTCGCCGAACGCGGCGCGGGCGTCGCGGTCGCGGAGTCGCTCACCGGGGGTCTCATCGGCGCGGAACTGACCGCGATGCCCGGCTCGTCCGCGACCTACGCGGGTGGGATCGTCTCCTACGCGACCGAGCTGAAGGCGCGGCTGCTCGGCGTCCCGGAGGACCTCCTCGCCGAGCACGGGGCCGTCCACCCCGACGTCGCCGCGGCGATGGCGGCGGGCGTCCGGGACCGGCTCGGCGCCGCGTACGGGCTCTCCGTCACGGGCGTGGCGGGACCGGAGCCGCAGGACGGCCGTCCCGTGGGAACGGTCTATATCGGCCTGGCCGGACCTGGAAATCTGCGCACCGTGGCCGAACCGAGACTCCCGGTGCCCGGGAGCGGACCGGAGATCCGTGCGGTGATCCGGAGAATGACCGTCGTGCATGCCCTTGACCTGCTAAGACGCACTTTGCTCGGGCTTGGCCCGGTGGACGGGGACGGGGACGCGCGGGCGGGTCGGGAAGAGTGCGGCTGATTACAGCGTTACGTTCCAAGCGAACACGAAATCAACGGTCTGCCACGGCCACCGTCAAGGCGGGTACGGTGGAACCGGCAGATGGTCCGAACTGAGGGAGGGAGCGAGACGATGGTCCTGCTTCGCCAGCTGCTCGGTGACGTACTGCGGCAGCTGCGGCTGCGCCAGGGACGCACCCTCCGTGAGGTGTCCGCGGCGGCACGGGTTTCCCTCGGCTACCTCTCCGAGGTCGAGCGAGGGCAGAAAGAGGCTTCTTCCGAGTTGCTCTCCTCTATCTGCAAAGCCCTAGGTGTGCCGCTGTCGCACGTGCTCAGGGAAGTGGCGGATCAACTGGCCCTCGCCGAGCTGCAGCACGAGCCCGTCATGGCGGGCGCGCCGGAGCACGAGCGCATCACGGCCGAGAGCATCCCGGAGACGCCCGAGGAGATCACAGGGGAGTTCCGCGCCGACATGGTCGCGGCCTGACCCTCCGATGGCACGCCGGGGACGCGCCCATGCCCACCGGGGCCGCGGGTGTGCGCGGTCTCACGCATGAGCGCGGCATTTGAGGGGATCGTTCCGTGTTGTAGCGGATAACCGTAACGACGCGGAAGGAGCCCCACAATGGCGGCGGTCAAGAGCCCGCTCACCGAGACGGCCCAGAAGGTCACCGGCAACGCCTTGCAGGGTGCTCTGGTGGACCTCATAGATCTCGCCCTGGTGGCCAAGCAGGCGCACTGGAACCTGACCGGGCGCAACTTCAAGGTCGTCCACGAGCACCTTGACGAGATCGTCGACCTGGCACGGCAGGGCCAGGACGACGTCGCCGAGCGCGCCATCACGATCGGCATCAACCCCGACGGCCGTGCCCGCACGGTCGCCGACCGCACCGACCTGCCGCAGCTGGAGGCCGGCTATCTCGCCGGCGACAAGGTCGTCGCCGCGATCACCGACGCCCTCGCGCAGATCATCGCCCGGTTCCGGGAGCGGATCACCGAGACCGACGAATCCGACCCCGTCACCCAGGACCTGCTGATCGGCCTCGCGGCCGAGCTGGAGAAGCAGCACTGGATGTTCCAGGCTCAGTTGTAGGCAACCCCGGCCCAAGGGCTCGCCTGGCGGCTCGCCCTTGACCGTGCTTGTGCGAGCGCGACATCGCTTCGCGATCAGTCCGGTGGGGGCCTCGCCTTCGGCTTCGCCCCCACCGGACTGGTAGCGCGCTCGCGTTCCAGTCAAGGCCGGTTCTTTGCTCGTGCTCGGTTCGCGGGATCAGAGTCGGCCGACCCCCGGCAGTGGTGATGTGCCCGCGTGTGAAGACCCCGGTTTTGTGCCGGGGTCTTCATGCGTTCGGGGTCCGTGGGCGTCCGCGGTGTGATGATCATGGGGGATGGCCCTCCTCACGAAGACCGTGGTGCTCGCCGGTGCGATGCTCGCCCTGGCCGCCTGCGGTTCCGAGTCCGCCGGAAGCGGGCGGCCCTGCACGCTGGTGGGCGCCGTCCCCGGTGTGAGCGTGGACGTCCGGCCTCCCTTCGCGGCCCGCGTCGCCTCCGTGTCTCTGCGGGTCTGCTGGGACAGGGCGTGCCAGAGCCCGCGGGTCGAGCTGACCCGGACCTCGAAGGCGGTCTCGGCGGGCTGCGACGGTGAGGGGCCCGACGCCGCGTGCGGTGCCTCGATGTCGCCCGATGGCGGACAAGGCGGGTTCGCGCGTGTCGAGGGCCTGCCGAGGACGCCGGTGCAAGCCTTCCTCGTGCTCCGCGATGGCCGGGGCCGTCGGCTGCTCGACCGGCGGGTCGATCTCACCCCTCGGGTCACGTTCCCCAACGGGCCGCACTGCGGCGAGGGGCCGCCCCAGGCGGGGCTGGTCGTGGCGGACGGCCGGGTGACCGTCCGCTAGCACGTGCGCGGGGTGGACGGTCAGGCGCACCCCGTGCCGTTCGCGGACGATCGATGGCGCGGGCGCAGGATCCGGCGACCCGGAACAGGCGGCGACCCGTCCGGCGGCCTCGGACCCGGGCGGGCGCCGACCCGCGGCCGCCGCCGGAGCCTCTAGGGCCCTCAAGGGGCCTCAAGGCCCCTCAGGAGCTCTCAGAGGCTCTCAGGGGCCTCAGGAGAGGGCTGGCACCGCGGGCACCAGTACGTGGTCCGGTCCCCGACATCGGAGGTCTGCGCCGCGCGGTGGACGCGGGCGCCGCAGCGGCGGCAGGGCTGCCCGGCCCGCCCGTACACCCAGTGCTCCCGCCCGCGCCGCCGGTCGCCGGTGGTGATGTGGCCGTGCCGCTCCTTGTTGGCCTCCAGGAGCCGGTGGGCGAGCCCGACCATCGCGGGCAGGTCCGCGACCTCGCCGACGGGCGTCCACGGGTGGACGCCCCGCAGGAAGAGGATCTCCGCCTTGTACACGTTGCCGATCCCGGCGAGCAGGGACTGGTCGAGCAGCGCCTCGCCGATCGCCCGCCCGGGCCGCTCGCGCAGCCGCAGGACGGCCTCGGCGGCCTGGCCGTCACCCCAGCCAGGACCGAGCAGGTCCGGGCCGAGATGGCCGACGGCCTTGTCCTCATCGGCGGTGCGCAGGAGTTCCACCAGGCCGAGGGAGTAGCCGAGCGCCTGCCACTCGGCGTTCGCGAGCACGAGCCGGATCCGGTGGTCGTGGGGGACGGGCCCGGCGCGGCGGATCTGCCAGCGTCCCTCCATCAGCAGGTGCGTGTGGACGGTCAGCCCGCCCTCGACACGCACCAGGACGTGCTTGCCGCGCGACATCGCGCACAGCACCGTCCGGCCGCGCAGGTCGGAGGTGGCGAGCCGGGGGACGCGGAAGTCCGAGCGCGACAGAGGCCGCCCGGCGAGCGCCTCGTGCAGGCGCCGGGCGGCCAGCCAGACGACGTCGCCTTCCGGCATGGATGCCTCAGAGGGTCAGATCAGGGATGGGCTCTCCCAGGCCGTCGGGTCCTCGGTGAGCTTGCGGACGGGATTGGGGAGCTCGCCCTCGGCGATGTGGGCGAGCGAGACCGACTCGAGGATGGAGCGCTCACTGGCGCGCAGCGCGATCCACACGTCCTGCAAGGAGCGCGCGGGGCCCTCGTAGCCGATGTGCTCGGGCCGCTCTCCGCGGACGCCGAGCAGCGGCCCGTCGATCGCGCGGATGATGTCGGCGAGGGAGATCTTCTCGGCCGGCTTGGCCAGCCAGTAGCCGCCCTCGGGGCCGCGCTGGCTCCGGACGAGGCCGGACCGGCGAAGCTGTCCGAGAATGTTCTCCAGGAATTTGGGCGGAATCTGCTGGGCCTCCGCGAGCTGGACGGCGGTCACCGGATGGCTTCCGGCGACAGCCAGCTCCGCGGCGGCACGCAGCGCGTAGTCGACCCGGGCGGACAATCGCATGCTCGTATTATCCCTTGCCGATCGGACTGGTTCGTCTTACCCCGCTCTGACTCCTGAGTTCGGGTGGTGTGGCGGGGGGTTCGGGCAGTGTGGCCGGGGAGTTCACATGGCGCGGCGTGCCCGCCGGAACCGGGCTCTCGTCCGGCGGGCACGCCACGGGCCGAGCGCCCGCCGGGAGGGGGAGGTGCCACCCGGCGGGCGGGCCTCAGGCGGCGGTCGTCAGGCCGAGGAGCTCGGCGGCCGCCTGGGCGTTGGCCGCGGCGGCGCCGTAGGTGGCCAGATAGACCGCGGAGCCGGGTCGCCAGACGGGCAGTCCCATCTCCACCACGACCGCGTCGGGACGGGCCGTCAGGAGCGCGTTGGTAAGCGCGCGCTGTCCCGCGTGGCGGTGCGCGTCCCGCAGGACGACCACCAATCCGCGGCCCGTGGCACGTTCCAGGACACGGTCTGCCTCCCCTTCGGCCCCGTCGGCTTGTACGGCGTCGGGTGCCCACGGGTTCAACCCCCACGGGGTCGGGCCGACCGCGATATTGCCGGTCGCCTCCAGCTCGACCACGAGCGGCGCGCCGTTCCAGCCGGGCAGCGAGCCCGACACGCGGATCGCGCGGCGTGCCGCCTCCAGGCCGGAGGCGCGGTCGATCACGGCGGGGCTGTGCCCGGCCAGCCAGCGCTTCAGGGCGCCGGTGCGCTCCGCGGCGTCCGCGAGGCGCTCCGGGGCCAGCCGGCCCGCCCGCACGGCCGCCGAGATGGCCTCCAGCGTCGCCGAGAGGGTCTCCGCGTGCTCGTTGGGGCCGAGGCACAGCAGGTCCGCCCCGGCCATCAGCGCCCGGACGGACGCCTCGGGGATGCCGATCTCACCGCTCGCGCCCTCCATGTCGAGCGCGTCGGTGACGATCACCCCCCGGTAGCCGAGCCGCTCGCGGAGCAGCCCGGTGATCGCGGCGGCGGAGAGGGTGGCCGGCACCCCGCGGGTGATCGCGGGCAGGTTGAGATGCCCGGTCATCACCGCGCGGGTGCCGGCCTCGATCGCCGCCCGGAACGGGACCAGCTCGCGCCGGTCCAGCAGCTCCAGGTCGGCGTCGACGAGGGGGACGGACAGGTGGGAGTCCTCGACGGTGGCCCCGTGCCCGGGGAAGTGCTTCGCGCACGCGGCCACGCCGGCCTCCTGCGTGCCCGTCACGGCCGCCGCGGCGTGCCGCGCGACCAGCTCGGGGTCGGGGCCGAACGAGCGGGTCCCGATCACGGGATTGTCGTCGGCGGTGTTGACGTCGACCGAGGGCGCGAAGTTGAAGTTGACTCCGACCTCGGCCAGCTCGGCGCCCAGCGAGCGGTAGACGCGCCGGGTCAGCTCCGGGTCGTCCACCGCGCCGAGGGCGGCGTTTCCGGGGTAGGGGCTGCCGGTGGCGTGACCGCCGAGCCGGGTGACGTCCCCTCCCTCCTCGTCGATGGTCACGAACGGGTCGCCGGCCTTGCGCATCTGCGCGGTCAGGGCGGCGAGGGACTCGGGACTCGGCACGTTGCCGGTCAGCGCGAACAGCGTCACGCCGCCGAGCCCGGCCTCCAGCTCGTCCAGCAGCCAGCGCGGCGCGGTCGGGCCGGGGAAGGACGGCAGGAGCGTGCCCCGTGCGAGCCTTGCGATGTCGTCGGTCATCACCCCTTCACCGCCCCTGCGGTCAGTCCGGACACCATTCGGCGCTGGACGAGGAGGAAGAAGGCGATGACGGGAATGGTGAGCAGCGTCGACGCTGCCATGATGGGCCCCCAGGCGTTACCGCTGCGGCCGAAGAAGAACTGCAGCATGATCGGCAGGGTGTACTTTTCCTGGTCGTCCAGGAAGGTGAACGCGAAGATGAACTCGTTCCAGGCGGTGATGAAGGAGAAGATGCTGGTCGCGACCAGTCCGGGCGCGACGAGCGGGAGCATGACCTTGAAGAAGGTCCGGACGGGCCCGGCGCCGTCGATCGCGGCGGCCTCCTCCAGCTCGCGCGGCACCGCGGCGACGAAGCCGCGGAGCATCCAGATCGCGAACGGGACGGCGAAGCCGATGTAGACGATCGCCAGTCCGGGCAGGGTGTTGAGCAGGTCCAGCTTCTTGAGGTCCAGGAACAGCGGGATGACCAGGGCCTCCAGCGGAACCATCTGCACCACCAGGAGCATGATCAGGAACGTGGTGCGGAACCGGAAGCGGAACCGGGCGACGGCGGTCGCGGCCAGCAGCGCGAGCAGGCTCGACGCCACGACCGTGACCAGCGCGAGGATCGCGCTGTTGCGGAAGTACTCCCAGAAGGACACCTCCGCGATGCCGCCGTTCAGCACCAGGTCGAAGTGCTCCAGCGTCGGATGCGACGGGAAGGGCTTCGGCGTGGTGCTGAAGATCTCGTTGTTGGGCTTGAACGCGGTGGAGGCCATCCAGAAGACGGGGAACACCGCGCACACGAAGACGAGCAGGCCCGTCCCGTTGAGGACGATCCTGCGGGTGAGGGAGCGCTTCATCGGGTCTCCCCTTGGCGGACCATGACCCGCACGTACAAGGCCGTGACGACGAGCAGGATCAGCGTGAGCACCAGCGCGATGGCCGAGCCCATGCCGAGCTTCGGGTTCATGGACCCGAACGCCTCGCTGTAGGCGTACAGCGAGAGGTTGAACGAGTCGCGGTTGGCCATGCCGGCCATGACGAACAGCTGGGTGAACACCTTGAAGTCCCAGATGATCGACATGACGAGCAGGACGAGGAAGATGGGCTTGAGCATCGGATAGGTGATGCTCCAGAACGTCCGCCACGGGCCCGACCCGTCCACCCGCGCCGCCTCGTAGAGCTCGCCGGGCACGCTCTTCAGGCCGGCCAGGACGGACACGGCGACGAACGGGCACGCCTGCCAGACCACGCAGACGGTCAGCACCGTGTACGTGGACAGCGGCTTGGCGAACCAGTTGTAGTCGTCCCAGCCGCTGCCGACCAGGAAGTCGGGCAGCAGGTCCAGGGACCAGTTGACGACGCCGCCGGTGGTGCCGAACAGCCAGGTGAAGATGATCGCCGCGGTGACCGGCGGCGTCGCCCACGCCACCATGACGCCGCCCGCGACGAAGTTCGACATCTTCTTGCCGAGCTTGTTGAGCAGCAGCCCCACCAGCGTGCCGACCAGCATGGTCAGCGACACCGCGACCACGGCGAAGATCACCGTGTGCCGGAGCGTCTGCCAGAAGAACGGGTCGTCGAAGATCGTGCGGAAGTTCTCGGTGCCCACCGGCTCGGCCGGCTCCCCGCGCAGCTGGCGGTTGCCGACCTTCTGGAACGACATGATCCCGATCTGGACCATGGGCCAGAACATGAGCAGGGCGATCACGACCACGGTGGGCGCGATCAGCAGGTAGGGCCCGAAGCGGGGCCTGCGGCGGGAACGCGCCCGGCCGGGCGGTTTCCGGCCGGGCGTTCCTCTGACCGCGGGAGCGGTGTCGAGCATGAGGAGGTTTCCGATCAGCGGGGACGGGTGGCCTCCCGGCGCCGGCCGCCCGCGGCGCGGACGGGCGGCCGGGACCGGGTCCTTACGGGTTGAGCAGGGTGTTGGCCTGCTCGTTGGCCTTCTTCAGCTCGGCGTCGGCGGGCTTGCCCTGCATGATCGCCTTCATCGCGTTCGGGAGGACCTTCTTGGCCTGCTCGAACTCGCCCCAGCCGGAGCTGATCGGTGTGAACTTGGTGTTGCCCGCGATCTCGGTGAAGATCGCCAGCTTCGGGTCGGAGAACTTCACGTCCGAGCGCATGGAGGAGAAGCCGCTGTAGTCGGCCCACGCGGAGGCGTTCTTGGCGTTGTTCAAGATCGTGATGTAGTCGAACGCCGCGTCCGGGGCCTTGCTGTCCTTCCACACGGCCAGGTCGGAGCCGCCCGCCATGACCGGGGCGTTGCCGCCGGCCTTGCTCGGGATCGGGAAGACCGCCCACTTGTCGGCGTCCTTGTCGGAGATCTTCTTCATCTCCTTCAGGGACCAGCTGCCGTCGATGTACATGCCGAGCTTGCCGAGCGCGAAGTCGCGCTGCGGGCCCTCCAGCTCGTTCTTGCCGATGTACTTCGCCGGGGCGACCTTGTCCTTGGTGACGAGGCCGGTGTAGAAGTTCACGGCCTCGACGGCCTGGGGCTGGTCGAGCTTGCCCACCCACTTGCCGCCGTCCTTGGTGGCGACCTCGCCGCCGTTGCCCCAGATGAAGCTGACGAGCGCGTTGGTCTGGTCGCTGGGCACGCCGATGCCGGGGATCTTCCGCGCGTCCTGGATCTTCTTGGCGGCCGCGCTCAGCTCCGTCCAGCTCTTGGGGGGCTGGATGCCGAGCTGCTGGAACCAGTCAGTCCGGTACCAGATGGCCCGCACGCCGCCGTACCACGGCACCGCGTAGGTCTTGCCGCCCGCCTGGTCGTTGCCGATCGCCGTCTTGTTCAGGGTCTTGCCGTCGGCCCAGCCGGAGAACTTGTCGCTGATGTCGGCGAGGCTGCCCTGCTCGATGTGCGACTGCACGTCGGTGTTGCCCAGTTCTGTGACGTCCGGGCCCTCACCGCCGGCGGCGGCCTTCTGGAAGGTCGTGGCTACTTGCGGCCACGGCACGTACTTGATCTGGACGTCGGTGTTCGGATGCTTCTGCTTGAACTCGGTCTCGACCGTGTCCAGGAACTTGGTCTGCTCGGGCGTGCCCTCGCCCATCATCCAGACCTTCAGCTGCGCCGGGTCCTTGCCCGTGCCGGACTTGTCATCCTTGTCGTCGCCGCCGCAGGCCGAGGCGGCCAGGGCAATTGCGGCCGTCACTGCCGCAACCTTGATGTACTTCACTGGGGATCCTTTCCGGCATCGCCTCGCGCGGCCTTGTGGCCTGCGGTGCGAGTGGAGCGTGACCGGACCCTTTAGGGTCCAGCCATGCCCCACTCGACGTCGCATCGCTCGCGGCGCCCTGCTCGCCACTCGGCGTTCTGCGCGCGCCACCCTCCCGGGTACGGGAACGGTTGGCGCTTGGGCGTAAACTAACAAGAAACTTTCCTAAACAAAACCGCCCGTTAGCGGATTGAGACATCGAGGGGTACAAGGATGGCCAGACGCCCGGGAACACCGCGGCTGCTGCGTGAGCTCAACGACCGCGCGGCGCTGGACCTGCTCGTCGAGCAGGGCCCGCTCACCCGCGCGCAGATCGGCGAGCACACCGGGCTGTCGAAGGTCACCGCCTCCCAACTGCTGTCCAGGCTCGAAGAGCGTGGTCTGGTCGAGGTGGTCGGGGAGCAGGCCGGGGGACGGGGGCCCAACGCCGCCCTGTACGCGGTGGTCCCCGCCTCGGCCTATGTCGCCGGGCTGGAAGTGGGGCCGGACGGCGTGACCGCCGGGGTCGCCGACATCACCGGCTGCATCATCGCCCAGGTTACCGTCGACCCCAACGGTGCGGACGATCCTGTGAAAATGGTGCACAACGCCGTCGTCAAGGCGTGCCGGTCGGCGCGGGTGGCGCTGTCGCGGCTCAGCGCGTTCGTCATCGGCACCCCCGGCGTGGTCGACCCGCGGTCCGGTGACGTGCAGTTCTCCTTCGACCTCCCGGCCTGGCACGAGGGCGTCCTGGAGGCGCTGCGGACCGACCTGCGCCGCCCTGTGACGATCGAGAACGACGTCAACCTCGCCGCGATCGCCGAGCGGGCCTTCGGCGCCGCGCGCGACGCCGACGACTTCGCGCTCATGTGGTTCGACCGCGGCATCGGCCTGTCGGTGATGCTCGGCGGGCGGCTGCACCGCGGCCGGTCCGGCGGCGCGGGCGAGATCGGCTACCTGCCCGTCCCGGGGGCGCCGCTGCCGCTCGGAACGGCCAGACGTGGCCAGGAGGACGAGGGCGTGACCGAATCCACGACGTGGGGGATCCCGACCCTCGCGGGCGGCTACGGGTCGCTCGTCGGCGCGGACGCCGTCCGGGCACTCGCCCACGCCCACGGCTTCAGCGAGCCGACCGCCGTGGACTGCGTGCGGACCGCGGCGGCGGACGAGGCGCGCGGCGGCACCTTCCTCGATGAGCTGGCCAACCGCATCTCCTACGGCGTGACGTCGGTCAACATCGTCCTGGACCCGGGGCTCGTCGTGCTGTCGGGGCATCTCGGCCGCGCCGGGGGCATGCCCCTGGCCACCCGCATCGAGCGGGCGGTCGGGCGGATCAGCCCGACCCGCCCGTCCGTCGCGGTGACGGAGGTCGAGGGCAACCCGGTCCTGCGCGGCGCCCTGCACGCCGCGCTCGAACAGGCACGGGACGAGGTGTTCTCGGCGGAGAAGGGCTGAGGGCACGGCTCCCCGGCCCGGCTCCCGGCCGGGACGGTCCGCGGGCGGAGACGGACGAGGGCCCCCGCCTCGCGGCGGGGGCCCTCATTGTGGCGGAAGGAGTGGTGGAATGCGTGGCGGTGTGCGGCGGAAGAGCTACTTGGCGGACGCCGTGGCCTCCGCGTCGTGGTCATGGCGCCGCGGGTCGTTCAACGCGCGGTCGATGACCGTCTGGCTGATGATCTGGCGCTTGCGGCGCTGCGCCGCGGCCCATCGTGCCGTAGGTGTCATGGTGAAACCCCGTTCCGCGGTGACGCTTTCCCCTGGTCACCGCAACCCCGTAGGACCTCATGCTCTCAAACGGCGGCGTCCCGGGGATCCGTCTTGGGGATGAAGTCGAGGTCAGACCTTCTAGGGAGGGCTTATGGCGGGGTTTCCCCCCTGGGCGCCCGGCCGCCCCGCTGCGATCATGAGGGGAACGCGGCCCCCCACCCGCCCGTTGGGGTCCGTGACCGAGGAACCGAGGGGATGCCATGGCTCTGCGTGACCGGCTGCGGCGGCTCGTCCAGAAGCCGGGGAGCGTCGACCTGGCGCCCTTCCAGGCGATCGTGGACGAGGCGGGAGAGCGCGAGGCCCGCGTCCGTGACCTGGACGACGCCGGGCTGACGGCGGCCGTGTCCGCCCTGCGCGATGGGGAGGACCTGGCGGAGTTCTGCGCGCTCGGCCGCGAGGCCGCCCGGCGGGCGCTGGGGGAGCGGCCGTTCGACGTCCAGCTCGTCGGCACGCTCGCGCTGCTGTCCGGGCACGTCGCGGAGATGGCCACCGGCGAGGGCAAGACCCTCGCGGGCGCCCTCGCCGCCGCCGGGCACGCGCTCCGCGGCCGCCGCGTGCACGTGATGTCGGTCAACGACTACCTCGCCCGCCGCGACGCCGGGTGGATGGGCCCGCTCTACGACCTGCTCGGCGTGTCGGTGGCCTGGGTGGGTCAGGCGTCCACCCCGGAGGAGCGCCGCGAGGCGTACCGCGCCGACGTGACCTACGCGCCGGTCAGCGAGATCGGCTTCGACCTGCTCCGCGACCGCCTCGTCACCGACCCCGCCGACGTCGTGCTGGCCGAGCCGTCCGTGGCGCTGGTCGACGAGGCCGACTCCGTGCTGGTGGACGAGGCCATGGTCCCGCTCGTGCTCGCTGGGGCCTCCGGCCTCGACGAGGCCGACCCCCGGTACGCCGACCTGGTGCGGCGGCTCCGGCCCGGTTTGCACTACTCCGCCGACGACGAGGCCCGCAACGTCCAGCTCACCCCTGCGGGCGCGCGCGAGGTGGAACGCGTGCTCGGCGTCGACCTGTACGCCGCCGGGCACCTCGGGACCCTCACGGCCGTGAACGTGGCGCTGCACGCCGAGGTCCTGCTCCACCGCGACGTGGACTACATCGTCCGGGACGGCGCGGTGAAGCTGATCAGCGAGTCGCGCGGCCGCGTGGCGCTGCTGCAGCGCTGGCCGGACGGCCTCCAGGCGGCCGTCGAGGCGAAGGAGGCCCTGGCGGCCTCGCCCAGCGGCGAGATCCTCGACTCGATCACCGTCCAGGAGCTGGTCGGGAGGTACCCGGTCCGCTGCGGGATGACGGGCACGGCGATGGCCGTCGCCGGGCAGCTCACCGAGTTCTA carries:
- a CDS encoding extracellular solute-binding protein, whose amino-acid sequence is MTAAIALAASACGGDDKDDKSGTGKDPAQLKVWMMGEGTPEQTKFLDTVETEFKQKHPNTDVQIKYVPWPQVATTFQKAAAGGEGPDVTELGNTDVQSHIEQGSLADISDKFSGWADGKTLNKTAIGNDQAGGKTYAVPWYGGVRAIWYRTDWFQQLGIQPPKSWTELSAAAKKIQDARKIPGIGVPSDQTNALVSFIWGNGGEVATKDGGKWVGKLDQPQAVEAVNFYTGLVTKDKVAPAKYIGKNELEGPQRDFALGKLGMYIDGSWSLKEMKKISDKDADKWAVFPIPSKAGGNAPVMAGGSDLAVWKDSKAPDAAFDYITILNNAKNASAWADYSGFSSMRSDVKFSDPKLAIFTEIAGNTKFTPISSGWGEFEQAKKVLPNAMKAIMQGKPADAELKKANEQANTLLNP
- a CDS encoding carbohydrate ABC transporter permease yields the protein MLDTAPAVRGTPGRKPPGRARSRRRPRFGPYLLIAPTVVVIALLMFWPMVQIGIMSFQKVGNRQLRGEPAEPVGTENFRTIFDDPFFWQTLRHTVIFAVVAVSLTMLVGTLVGLLLNKLGKKMSNFVAGGVMVAWATPPVTAAIIFTWLFGTTGGVVNWSLDLLPDFLVGSGWDDYNWFAKPLSTYTVLTVCVVWQACPFVAVSVLAGLKSVPGELYEAARVDGSGPWRTFWSITYPMLKPIFLVLLVMSIIWDFKVFTQLFVMAGMANRDSFNLSLYAYSEAFGSMNPKLGMGSAIALVLTLILLVVTALYVRVMVRQGETR
- a CDS encoding ROK family transcriptional regulator, which produces MARRPGTPRLLRELNDRAALDLLVEQGPLTRAQIGEHTGLSKVTASQLLSRLEERGLVEVVGEQAGGRGPNAALYAVVPASAYVAGLEVGPDGVTAGVADITGCIIAQVTVDPNGADDPVKMVHNAVVKACRSARVALSRLSAFVIGTPGVVDPRSGDVQFSFDLPAWHEGVLEALRTDLRRPVTIENDVNLAAIAERAFGAARDADDFALMWFDRGIGLSVMLGGRLHRGRSGGAGEIGYLPVPGAPLPLGTARRGQEDEGVTESTTWGIPTLAGGYGSLVGADAVRALAHAHGFSEPTAVDCVRTAAADEARGGTFLDELANRISYGVTSVNIVLDPGLVVLSGHLGRAGGMPLATRIERAVGRISPTRPSVAVTEVEGNPVLRGALHAALEQARDEVFSAEKG
- a CDS encoding carbohydrate ABC transporter permease, producing MKRSLTRRIVLNGTGLLVFVCAVFPVFWMASTAFKPNNEIFSTTPKPFPSHPTLEHFDLVLNGGIAEVSFWEYFRNSAILALVTVVASSLLALLAATAVARFRFRFRTTFLIMLLVVQMVPLEALVIPLFLDLKKLDLLNTLPGLAIVYIGFAVPFAIWMLRGFVAAVPRELEEAAAIDGAGPVRTFFKVMLPLVAPGLVATSIFSFITAWNEFIFAFTFLDDQEKYTLPIMLQFFFGRSGNAWGPIMAASTLLTIPVIAFFLLVQRRMVSGLTAGAVKG